In a genomic window of Streptomyces noursei ATCC 11455:
- a CDS encoding ATP-dependent 6-phosphofructokinase, whose translation MRIGVLTAGGDCPGLNAVIRSVVHRALTGHGDEVIGFEDGFKGLLDGRFRKLDLDAVSGILARGGTILGSARLERARLREACESAKDFSREYGIDVLIPIGGEGTLTAARMLADAGMPVVGVPKTIDNDISSTDRTFGFDTAVGVATEAIDRLKTTAESHQRVMVVEVMGRHAGWIALESGMAGGAHGICLPEREFDVNDLVKMVEERFARGKKFAVVCVAEGAHPLAGTMDYKKGAIDQFGHERFSGIGTALAHELEKRLGKEARPVILGHVQRGGTPTAYDRVLATRFGWHAVEAAHRGDFGKMTALRGTEIVMTPLAEAITELKRVPADRMDEAESVF comes from the coding sequence ATGCGTATCGGAGTCCTCACCGCGGGCGGCGACTGTCCCGGCCTGAATGCTGTGATCCGGTCCGTCGTCCACCGCGCCCTCACCGGCCACGGAGACGAGGTCATCGGTTTCGAGGACGGCTTCAAGGGCCTGCTCGACGGCCGCTTCCGCAAGCTCGACCTGGACGCGGTCAGCGGCATCCTCGCCCGCGGCGGCACCATCCTCGGCTCCGCCCGCCTGGAGCGCGCCCGGCTGCGCGAGGCGTGCGAGAGCGCCAAGGACTTCTCCCGCGAGTACGGGATAGACGTCCTGATCCCGATCGGCGGCGAGGGCACGCTCACCGCCGCCCGGATGCTCGCCGACGCCGGCATGCCGGTGGTCGGCGTCCCCAAGACGATCGACAACGACATCTCCTCCACCGACCGCACCTTCGGCTTCGACACCGCTGTCGGCGTGGCCACCGAGGCGATCGACCGCCTGAAGACCACCGCCGAATCGCACCAGCGGGTCATGGTCGTGGAGGTCATGGGCCGGCACGCGGGCTGGATCGCGCTGGAGTCCGGGATGGCCGGCGGCGCCCACGGCATCTGCCTGCCGGAGCGCGAGTTCGACGTCAACGACCTGGTGAAGATGGTCGAGGAGCGGTTCGCCCGGGGCAAGAAGTTCGCGGTGGTCTGCGTCGCCGAGGGCGCCCACCCGCTCGCCGGCACCATGGACTACAAGAAGGGCGCCATCGACCAGTTCGGCCACGAGCGGTTCTCCGGCATCGGCACCGCCCTCGCCCACGAACTGGAGAAGCGCCTGGGCAAGGAGGCCCGCCCGGTCATCCTCGGCCACGTCCAGCGCGGCGGCACCCCCACCGCCTACGACCGGGTGCTGGCCACCCGCTTCGGCTGGCACGCGGTCGAGGCCGCGCACCGCGGCGACTTCGGGAAGATGACCGCGCTGCGCGGCACGGAGATCGTCATGACCCCGCTGGCCGAGGCGATCACCGAGCTCAAGCGGGTCCCGGCGGACCGCATGGACGAGGCCGAGTCGGTCTTCTGA